The Triticum urartu cultivar G1812 chromosome 6, Tu2.1, whole genome shotgun sequence genome includes the window GTCAGAGGAGGAAGCCGTGAGCGTGACAAGTTGGCGAGAGAGGAGATGGGGAAGGGCGGCGAGCTGTGGGACGACTCGGCGCTGGTGGACGCCTTCGACCACGCCGTCGCCACCTACAAGGTATGCGCCCTCGCCCCCCTTTGATCCTCTGGCCCTTTCCGGATTTGGTACCCCGTCGCCGCCgctagggtttagggtttagggagCTTATTCGCGGTCCGGGCTGGAGCATCTGGAGTAGGTCCGCGCGTTGGTTTGGTGGCTGGGGTTGGGGTCGGATGGATTGCTCTGTCGAATTTCTTCGCCGCTGTGCAGTAGTATGAGTACAGCATAACTGTACATGATAGATTTACTAGTTTTCAGTGCGTTTCTCTCTGGTTAGATGAATAGCTCGATTAAGTTTCCCCCTTTACTTGTTATGTGGAAGAACGCAGGGGTTCTCCCACATTTATGCGAATAGTTGGACTGCTCGTTTGCATTGTGCTAATTCATTGTGGTGGCTTGTAGGCAAtgcatggcaagaacaaccaaggTGCTCCATCCGAGAAACAAGAGTCAGAAGATGTAGCTGCCGCTGCCGATTCCGCTGCCGCGTACGCTGCCGCTGCTGTTGCAGAAGAACCTGTCTCTACTGAAGTGGCAGATGAGTAAGTAGACTGATGCTTGTGGCTTCAGATAATATCTTGTCCTGTTTTACTGGTATGACAGTGGTTATCCTATGCAAAGATAGCAATTCTATAAGTTACTCAGCTTGTTTATGGAAACTAGAAAGGACGGTGCTATGTTCCTCTGTCTAACTGTCTTTCTCTGAATGTTTCGTTTAGAACTTGACTTTTATTAGTGGGAAGAGTTTAAGTGTGGGATTCATGTTATGGAACCGTCAACCAGTTCTACATGTGTGGTTAGAATTAACGATTTAAGCTAGTACTAATGCTGGTTGAACCTGTCGCTGGAGTTTTACTGGTACTATTTCTGGCTACATATCTAGTGATTCCTTGCTAAATTCTCCAGTCTGTTGTTCAACCTGTGAAATGCTCACTGTGAATCTATTTCAGCTAAGTGAGAACTTCAAACTTCAAATTTTCCTTTTGCTTTAAAATGTATCAAGTGGTGTAATGGCCTAATGCTTACCTGCTTATTTTACCTGAACTTGTTTTATCCTTTCCATTCACATTTGTCAATAATTTACACAATTTTAAATTCTTGTTTTATTGTCCTAGAATTGATGAAGTATTGCTTTGTTTGTAAAGGCAAACAGAGAAAAATGACAGCTGCACTAACTTACCCATTGGTCCAGTGGAGACACCACAGCAGCCCTGTGAAGAAAGAAAGACCGATAAGCAAGCTCCTCTTCGAGAAACAAATCTGGGCAAAGAGACAAATATCTCTGAATCTAAGACATGCTTCTCAGATGTCACCAATACTGAGGGAAAGGATAGCTCAAACCAGCAGACAGAGGACTATAATGAATTACTCAGGAagtactatgaacttgaggtgcAAAGCCAGAAAGTTCTTGAGCAATTACATCAGACAAATTATTGGAATTATCAAACCCCTGAACAATCTTCAGCATACCAACAGCAGCAAGTTCCTGCTTACATTGTCACAGCACCAGACCCAAACTCTTCAACCACTCAAACCTCATGCTGCTCCTTGAATGCTCCCATGGTTTCAATCTCCTGCTGTTCAACTGGGCAACAAAGTGGCGATTCCTCTGGTATGCTACCTAATGGAGGCTGCAGCGTATCGTTCACTTGTAAGTGCCTAGTTTGGTTAACCCTATATTCTTGTTTTCTTCGCCTATTACAGAGCTTTTAACCCTGTTCCTATCGCTATGGACTACATGATTTGCAGGTGATCATTGCCCTGGAGCAAGCACCACATATCCTACTGGTGCAGCCTTCACGCAGCTACCAACTAAGGTATCTAGTGACGATGATCAAGTTGCTAAGGCTGCTATGATGACTGCTGAAGGTGCCATGAATTTCATGAGAAATACAATATCTGGAAGTGCTGCCTCCTTTCCAAGTAAGCATTTTCCCTCGTATGAATGGTTGGTAGTTCTACTGTGCTTGTTCTGTGGATATCTTAAAGTTCTATCTTAAAAGAATGCAATAGCTAGTTTCTCCTCTAGCACTCCCAATTTCCACTTTTCAACTGTATATCTGATTGGTAGGACATTTTGTGCATGTTTCTTCAATGTAAAGGCTGACATTTAATTTCGTGAATGTTCATCAACTTGAGATCATAACATGCTAATACGTTTCATAGCACATATATATTTAATTTATCTCACCAGACACCTCTTCTCTTGATTAGACATAGGAAATGAAGGTGGAATTGGAAAGGAGAATAACACAACTTTGGGCATGAACCTGAATTTAGACACCACAGGAGCAGACAGTGATCTTGCTGTCGTACTGAATGCATGGTATACAGCAGGGTTTTACACTGGCAGGTAACCCTTGACCTCTCAATCCATAGTCCTCAGATTGCAAAGCAGCAATTTACTTTGTGGTTGTCTACATTTACTTTGTGATTCTCTtttacttcctccgttcctaaatataagcccctttagagatttcaatacggactacatacggagcaaaatgagtgaatctacactctaaaatatgtctatatgcatccgtatgtagtccacattgaaatctctaaaaaggcttatatttagaaacggaggaaGTAGCACTTAGTTATTCTCCTTCCATAATGCATTGAAACATGTGGCTCGCTCTGTTGGCTTAGCACATATTGTATTGGGTTCCAACTAACAAGAGCTGAATTAAGTGAAGAACTTTCATGCTTGTACTTCACAGTTTTTCTTGCACCTGCAACTCAACCAATTGTCTTTAGTTCTTGTACACTTGAGTTGTCATCTCCGCAGTGGCTCATGCCATTTTGCCCCATGTTTTCTCATTAATCTCAAGTCTTTTTTTCTACAGGTACCTCATGCAGCAATCGATGAAAAATCCCCGAGAAAATTGAGTGCCAAAAGCCATATAGAGGCTCACCAAGGATCCCTTTCACTTCGGGAAGAACTGAAATATGCACTCAAATTATGATGGAACTGAACATGCTGATGGAGTTCTGCAACCACTGTTTTATGCCAGCCAGCACTTTTTCAAGCAAGTATTAGGGTATGCTTACATATGAATTATGAATTTGCTGTGACTTGCAGTAAATGCTTGTCTGGATAGTTAAGGATTGGCTCAACCCCTTCAGATTGGCAGGAATTGTTGCCTGTCTATTCAACTAAGTTCCAAGTGGGTAAAGATGACGTATTCATGACCGTGTCGCCCAAATTTGTGAAATTCAGTACTACCCAGTATGAATATATATTAGCTGAATCCACTTCTCCAATGTAATGAAAATCGTAATGTGTAAACTACTTTCTTCAGGTAGCCATTTGTGCCATGTGCATAGCTTTCCTCAGCGCCTGCACTTGGCAGCTTCCAATCTTGACA containing:
- the LOC125514202 gene encoding uncharacterized protein LOC125514202, encoding MDGSSTCDGGGFYWSGGAFPFRLFARGKAQQVRGGSRERDKLAREEMGKGGELWDDSALVDAFDHAVATYKAMHGKNNQGAPSEKQESEDVAAAADSAAAYAAAAVAEEPVSTEVADEQTEKNDSCTNLPIGPVETPQQPCEERKTDKQAPLRETNLGKETNISESKTCFSDVTNTEGKDSSNQQTEDYNELLRKYYELEVQSQKVLEQLHQTNYWNYQTPEQSSAYQQQQVPAYIVTAPDPNSSTTQTSCCSLNAPMVSISCCSTGQQSGDSSGMLPNGGCSVSFTCDHCPGASTTYPTGAAFTQLPTKVSSDDDQVAKAAMMTAEGAMNFMRNTISGSAASFPNIGNEGGIGKENNTTLGMNLNLDTTGADSDLAVVLNAWYTAGFYTGRYLMQQSMKNPREN